From the genome of Bos mutus isolate GX-2022 chromosome 2, NWIPB_WYAK_1.1, whole genome shotgun sequence:
ATGGATTATTTACTGATATTACCCTTCAGTGTCCTTCAGGCATAATCTTCCATTGTCACCGAGCTGTTTTAGCTGCTTGCAGCAATTATTTTAAGGCAATGTTCACAGCtgacatgaaagaaaaatttaaaaataaaataaagatctcTGGCATCCACCATGACATCTTGGAAGGCCTTGTAAATTACGCGTACACTTCCCAAATTGAGATAACTAAAAGAAATGTTCAAAGCCTGCTTGAAGCAGCTGATCTGCTACAGTTCCTTTCAGTGAAGAAAGCATGTGAGCAGTTTTTGGTAAGGCACTTGGATATTGATAATTGTATTGGAATGCACTCCTTTGCAGAATTTCACGTGTGTCCAGAACTAGAGAAGGAATCTCGAAGAATTCTGTGCTCAAGGTTTAAGGAAGTATGGCAACAAGAAGAATTTCTGGAAATCAGCCTTGAAAAGTTTCTCTTTATCTTGTCCAGAAAGAATCTCAGTGTTTGGAAAGAAGAAGCTGTCATAGAGCCAGTTATTAAGTGGACTGCTCATGATGTAGAAAATCGAATTGAATGCCTATATAATCTATTAAGCTATATCAACATAGATGTAGATCCAGTgtatttaaaaacagctttaggCCTTCAAAGAAGCTGCCTATTAACTGAAAATAAGATCCGATCTCTAATATACAATGCTTTGAATCCCATGCATAAAGAGATTTCTCAGCGATCCACAGCCACAATGTATATCATTGGAGGCTATTACTGGCACCCTTTATCAGAGGTACACATATGGGATCCTTTGACAAATGTTTGGATCCAAGGGGCAGAAATACCAGATTACACTAGGGAGAGCTATGGTGTTACATGTTTGGGACCCAATATTTATGTAACCGGGGGTTACAGAACTGATAACATTGAAGCTCTTGACACAGTGTGGATCTATAACAGTGAAGGTGATGAATGGACAGAAGGCTTGCCAATGCTCAATGCCAGGTATTACCACTGTGCAGTCACCTTGGGTGGCTGTGTGTATGCTTTAGGTGGCTACAGAAAAGGGGCTCCGGCAGAAGAGGCTGAGTTCTATGATCCATTGAAAGAGAAGTGGATTCCTATTGCAAACATGATTAAAGGTAAGTGCAGACTGTGTTTATTCTGTACTTTTTAGGTGTTTGAGATTAGACAAAGGGTCTCTCACAGATAACACTATAAAAAATTTATCACTTTGGAATGCTACCTTGGAGCTATAGTTGGATTATACAAATCAAATAATGCTACCTAGAATGTTCTAAGTAAAAATGTAATATAGCAGTCCTCAACTTGACTGAGAGTTATTTGGTCAGAGTATGCTACCCAGGCtggaaaaataatgttatttatataaGAAAACAGTCTAATTCATTGTACCTACTCTAGAGCCTGTTTTGAATCTATATCTTGCTTTCAGTcaagaatttatatttaaatcaaaggctaaatgaagagaaaaagctGGGTGGTtttattcatgtttatttattattattattatttttttgcttgcTCTTGAAATCAAAGCTTTTGAGTCTTGCTTTTAAATAttcgcttttttttttctcatcatctgATCATCTGTCTTTTAAAAGGTCTTTCATTAAAACCTTGAAAGGTTTGGTCCCTGTAGGGTGTAACAAATTACATTCTTTCAAAAACTAGAGGACATATAGCCTCTGCTCTTTGTGATTCCAGTCATATCTTAGAGGGTAGAGGAGAGGGGCAgatcccctgtctcctgcacgCAGCCCACACAGCCATGTACACAATTGGGTCTCAGTATTTGTCTGATAAACACTGTTTTTTCTGCTGTTTGGTACCAGATTAGCCTTGTTGTTGTTCCCTCctactggaagaaaagttaagctgtaatctcatttatttcattacaTATATTCATTGGTGCTGGGGAGTTGCACACAAACTGGTAGGTTGTTACTAAATTTGAGTCATTTTATCCCAGATGTTTCTTCCCAggcctttctgtttcttttttaatgctagCAAGGGTGTGGGAATCTGACCTGGCCTGGGAATCTGACCCGGTGTGATCCTTGGATGAGAACAGGAAGCCTGAGACACAAAATGGTCTTGTGACCAGGCACACTGCTTCTGAGGCCAAGCTGCCTGGGTCTATATCTAAACCTCTCACTTACTTGCTGGTGAGCTTAGGCAAATCGTTTAATCTCCCTGTGCCCCAGTTTtgccatctgtacaatgggggtGACAACATTACATGGTTTAGGGTTTGAGGGGATTAATTTAATTTATGCTTGTGAATCACTTAGAACAGTGACAGGCAtagagtaagcactcagtaaggGTTAGGCATTATGGTCATGAAcactaaaatgtttatttatttggctgtgctgggtcttagctgtggcacgtggaatctttgaCCTTTATTGCAGcattgggatctagttccctgaccaaggattgaacctgtgtccctgcactgggaacgcagagtcttaaccaccggaccactagggaagtcctggtcATGACCATCCTTATGGAAGGACGTGTCAGCTTTGATAGGGCAGAAATACCTTTCATATTCCATTACAACCTCTCTCCTGCATGCCTAAAGTTTCCGCAGTAGTTGGCAGGATGGGAGAAGTGGCTTCAAGCTCAGTGCTGTTGCTGCTCTGGTTTTCACTCTGCCTGAGCTTGACTCCCCCATTTACTAATTCCCCTCCCTAGAGTGGCTCTAAATATCCTAACTCCTTTCctaggaaagaaacaaagaaagttcAAATATTTTAGCAGCTGTTGTAAACCTGGCTATATTTCTGCCTCTGCTTCTTAATGATAAGATCACAGTTTCGGTGGTTTTGTAGTTTAGAGTATATTTCTTTGAGGGCTGAAATGTATTACTTTATGAAATGTTGTTAAATCATATTTGAAACAGtgtttctggaaagaaaaatgcAGCAAGGGCGTCTACACCGTCAAGAAAGCCGCAAGTGTTCTCACATTAGCCTTGAGTGGAATGGAAGACCCTCTGACACTGAAGTCCTCCCCTACCTCCTAGCTGGGTCTGAAATTccagagttttatattttttaacttaaatttcgATTCTTGATTATATCTGACCATCCCTGGGAAGGGTAACACTTCTGTCAGTCAATTGCACTTTCCGCAAGTGCTGGTTCTGACGGGTAGACTCATGATGAGCTTTGTTTCCCGTTTGTCTCTAGAAAGAATAGCACTATGTTCcccaatttgttttattttgtagtcATGAAGTGAACTAGCAGCTTTCCCTGGTCATGAGCACCGAAATTGGGCAGAGTcaaatttcaaattcatttccttttttagttTAGTCATgtacagagaagaaataaatacttgactgttcaggacttccctggcggtccagtggttaagactccaagcttccagtgcatgggaggcaggttcagtacctggtgggggaactaagatcccatgttgGACTCGGTACAACCAAaaagatacattaaaaacaaatacttggCTGTTTAGAAAATcctaacttttttctctttcatcatagCTACACTGCTTACAAACTCGCTTTTGTTTTGGAGTAGAAATGTACAGGGAGATTGAACTGCACCTTGCACAGAATGGGCTAAGTAAAATGTTGCTTGAAAGACTAACCTGACGTTTTCAACTAAAATGAGTCTCCTCATctttcttccttggagaaggcaatggcaacccactccagtactcttgcctggaaaatcccatggatggaggagcctggtgggctacagtccatggggtcgaaaaagagtcggacatgactgagcactttcttttcacttttttcttcctcatGTCTTCTTCCCCTGATGAATCcacttcctctttatttttctgtggcaTCGGTGTTTCCCAGTTTTCTGCGCTCAGGACCTCAGAATGAGTCTTAGACGCGTCAGTCTTTGAAGCCCATCTGTTCTTCTGTGTCTCTTACCTCGGTATCCTTCCCTACACTCAAGGCCCAGTCTAAGTCAGACCTCGGTACTTTGCACCTGGGCCAGTacctctctctttctgactcttgCCCTTCTATTTCTGTAgtccctctcttcctctgtttAAAATGTCCTGCTGAATTAATTGTATGTTTCTTAGTCGGGCATGAGGATCTTTTGCTGTGTGGCTTCAATTTACCACATCAGCTTTAATTCCCACACGACAGCCCCAGGagtgccacctgcctgctcaagTGCTGGGGATCAATCTGGGCTGCATGACATTGTCCAGTGAATCTTTGTGTTCCCCTTTCCCTCCACTTCAGATGGCTTTCTCTTATCTCTGCCTGCCGAAGGCCACCTACCAAGGCCCAGGTCAAATTCTGCCTGCCAAATTCTGTGATTCCCCTAGACCAAGCAATGTCTCCTTGCTCTGAACACTCACAGGAGTTCTCTACCCTGCATTCTAATTATTTGTATTAATGTCTCAcccctcccttaaaaaaaaaactgaggaagccttaaaaattttttttcctatcctttATAACTCCTGGGACAATGCCTTGTGTCTAACGTCCATTTtaacaaaagcaataataaacaGTCCAATATTCACTGCAAAACCAAAAGACCAATCTGAAGATGTGATTTTAATTTAACACACAGGCGTAGGAAATGCTACTGCCTGTGTCTTACATGAAGTTATCTACGTCATTGGCGGCCACTGCGGATACAGAGGCAGCTGCACCTATGACAAGGTCCAGAGCTACAATTCAGATATCAATGAATGGAGTCTCATCACCTCCAGTCCACATCCAGGTAACAAATTACTGTCTCAAATAGTACGTGTTGTGATGCCACTTATCAACATAAAAGATGGCTAAGAATATGCTGGAAGTAGACAGTACTAAATTTATAGTACACTACACTTGGATATAATTAAAAGGCCCAAAATAGTCACATGTTCATCTGACAACAATCACAATTAACTTATTCCAATTCGAGGACATCTACAGATACTTTCCCTGATGTCTTTACATGACAAATATTTTAAGCCTGTGTGGTTAAAAGTattagttcttttaaaattttttttacaaagattCTGTTCTTCCGTTTCCTATTCCTTAGTTGTatgctttttttcatttactaCCTGTGTtacagaaaacagaatttttatgGACAGGTAAAAACACTAGTCTGTCAAGTAGGTGGGAAGGATATCTGTTAATTCCTTTtaggaggtgattttttttttttttaaagaagcatgtTCTTTGTGGGTTTCAATAGGTGTGAAGCACTTACTCCTGTGATTGCAGGGCTCTTTGTCGGCCTTAACAGTCATCAAGGAGCTTGTCTGCCCACAAAGGGTGGCCT
Proteins encoded in this window:
- the KLHL23 gene encoding kelch-like protein 23 isoform X2; the protein is MALKGQEDYIYLFKDTTHPVDFLDAFRTFYLDGLFTDITLQCPSGIIFHCHRAVLAACSNYFKAMFTADMKEKFKNKIKISGIHHDILEGLVNYAYTSQIEITKRNVQSLLEAADLLQFLSVKKACEQFLVRHLDIDNCIGMHSFAEFHVCPELEKESRRILCSRFKEVWQQEEFLEISLEKFLFILSRKNLSVWKEEAVIEPVIKWTAHDVENRIECLYNLLSYINIDVDPVYLKTALGLQRSCLLTENKIRSLIYNALNPMHKEISQRSTATMYIIGGYYWHPLSEVHIWDPLTNVWIQGAEIPDYTRESYGVTCLGPNIYVTGGYRTDNIEALDTVWIYNSEGDEWTEGLPMLNARYYHCAVTLGGCVYALGGYRKGAPAEEAEFYDPLKEKWIPIANMIKGVGNATACVLHEVIYVIGGHCGYRGSCTYDKVQSYNSDINEWSLITSSPHPEYGLCSVPFENKLYLVGGQTTIAECYDPEQNEWREIAPMMERRMECGAVIMNGCIYVTGGYSYSKGTYLQSIEKYDPDLNKWEIVGNLPSAMRSHGCVCVYNV
- the KLHL23 gene encoding kelch-like protein 23 isoform X1, translated to MALKGQEDYIYLFKDTTHPVDFLDAFRTFYLDGLFTDITLQCPSGIIFHCHRAVLAACSNYFKAMFTADMKEKFKNKIKISGIHHDILEGLVNYAYTSQIEITKRNVQSLLEAADLLQFLSVKKACEQFLVRHLDIDNCIGMHSFAEFHVCPELEKESRRILCSRFKEVWQQEEFLEISLEKFLFILSRKNLSVWKEEAVIEPVIKWTAHDVENRIECLYNLLSYINIDVDPVYLKTALGLQRSCLLTENKIRSLIYNALNPMHKEISQRSTATMYIIGGYYWHPLSEVHIWDPLTNVWIQGAEIPDYTRESYGVTCLGPNIYVTGGYRTDNIEALDTVWIYNSEGDEWTEGLPMLNARYYHCAVTLGGCVYALGGYRKGAPAEEAEFYDPLKEKWIPIANMIKGVGNATACVLHEVIYVIGGHCGYRGSCTYDKVQSYNSDINEWSLITSSPHPDIKHYAAAAAAAAVTSVVSDSVRPHRQQPTRLPHPWDSPGKNTGVCCHFLLQCMKVKSESEVAQSYPTLTDPMDCSLPGSSIHGIFQARVLEWGAIAFSNRLQYSVTITFYALGNQKICVDPLL